In Phreatobacter aquaticus, a single genomic region encodes these proteins:
- a CDS encoding M16 family metallopeptidase, whose protein sequence is MTITRRSLAPTLAAAALPVFAPAVASAAVPVEKVSRSVLANGLQVITIPDHRVPVVTHMLWYKVGSGDEQLGKSGIAHFLEHLMFKGTNRTPKDVFSRAVTAVGGNENAFTSYDYTGYYQRIVRDRLPAMMDFEADRMIGLALTDEVVAPEREVVLEERRSRTDNDPTARLSERMSTAIWGETHPYGIPIIGWEREIRQLNREDAFAFYRQFYAPNNAILVVAGDVTPDEVVKLAEATYGRNAANPAIGPRTRPPGPDKAERRYVRLADARVAQPSMTQTLIVPSYATARPGEAEALEALSQITGTHPNGRMYKALVTEQQIAVSAGAFYSGGALGQGRFGVYATPRPGVTLEQLEAAMIEVMAVLRRDGVTQAELDRAKTRLVAESIFSQDSQASMARMYGAALTCGSTVEDIQDWANRMRKVTLDQVNAATQIAFQLDRMVVGQLLREDRR, encoded by the coding sequence ATGACCATCACCCGCCGCTCGCTTGCCCCCACACTTGCCGCCGCTGCATTGCCGGTCTTTGCACCGGCGGTCGCCAGCGCCGCCGTGCCTGTCGAGAAGGTCTCGCGTTCGGTCCTCGCCAACGGTCTTCAGGTCATCACCATCCCGGACCACCGGGTTCCGGTGGTCACCCACATGCTCTGGTACAAGGTTGGCTCCGGCGACGAGCAGCTCGGCAAGTCGGGCATCGCCCATTTCCTTGAGCACCTGATGTTCAAGGGCACCAACCGGACACCGAAGGACGTGTTCTCGCGCGCGGTCACCGCGGTCGGCGGCAACGAGAACGCCTTCACCTCATACGATTATACCGGCTACTACCAGCGCATCGTCCGCGACCGCCTGCCGGCCATGATGGATTTCGAGGCCGACCGCATGATCGGCCTAGCGCTCACCGACGAGGTTGTCGCTCCCGAGCGCGAAGTGGTGCTGGAGGAGCGCCGCTCGCGCACGGACAATGATCCGACCGCCCGGCTCTCCGAGCGCATGAGCACCGCGATCTGGGGCGAGACGCACCCTTACGGCATACCGATCATCGGCTGGGAGCGCGAAATCCGTCAGCTGAACCGCGAGGATGCCTTCGCCTTCTACCGGCAGTTCTACGCGCCGAACAACGCGATCCTGGTGGTCGCCGGAGACGTCACGCCGGACGAGGTGGTGAAGCTCGCCGAGGCGACCTATGGCCGCAACGCCGCCAATCCCGCGATTGGCCCGCGGACCCGGCCGCCCGGACCCGACAAGGCCGAGCGCCGCTATGTCCGCCTGGCCGACGCAAGGGTCGCCCAGCCGAGCATGACCCAGACGCTGATCGTTCCGTCCTACGCGACCGCGCGTCCGGGCGAGGCCGAGGCCCTGGAAGCGCTGTCGCAGATCACCGGGACCCATCCCAATGGCCGCATGTACAAGGCTCTCGTCACCGAGCAGCAGATCGCGGTCAGCGCCGGCGCATTCTACAGCGGCGGCGCCCTCGGCCAGGGGCGCTTCGGTGTCTATGCGACGCCGCGTCCCGGCGTGACGCTCGAGCAGCTGGAAGCCGCCATGATCGAGGTGATGGCCGTTCTCCGGCGGGATGGCGTGACCCAGGCCGAGCTCGACCGCGCCAAGACCCGGCTTGTCGCCGAATCGATCTTCTCCCAGGACAGCCAGGCCTCGATGGCCCGCATGTATGGCGCGGCGCTCACCTGTGGATCGACGGTGGAGGACATCCAGGACTGGGCGAACCGCATGCGCAAGGTGACGCTCGACCAGGTCAATGCCGCGACCCAGATCGCCTTCCAGCTTGACCGCATGGTGGTCGGACAGCTCTTGCGCGAGGATCGCAGATGA
- a CDS encoding M16 family metallopeptidase, translating into MTAYLPRRHLLTGSLAMSAAIALPELAPSPARAAGSARIEVVRSPGGIEAWLVRQTHLPIIAIDFAVRGGSSQDAADKAGTANFLAAMVDEGAAELTSQGFHQALEDRAIELSFSASRDTFSGSMRMLSEHRDEAVRLLKIAVQQPRFDAEPMERIRQALLSSIRRSSTNPNAIASETFWATAFPGHPYGRRSSGTADSVRAISRDDLVAMRARLFAREHLKVAVVGDIAPDDLGRLLDDVFGTLAPKADLTMVPDIAMAGLGERRVMPLEIPQTIISFGLPGLKRPDPDFIPAFVANHILGGGSFSSRLYREVREKRGLAYSVSSGLAALDSAGLVTGGTSTRNDRAAESLSVIQAEFARMGADGPTDEELDQAKRYLIGAWAMRFETSNAIAANLIRIQLDGFAPDYLDKRNGLIDAVTMDEVRKVARRLFGDPRMLVAAVGKPVGL; encoded by the coding sequence ATGACCGCGTATCTGCCGCGCCGCCATCTCCTCACAGGAAGCCTCGCCATGTCCGCCGCCATTGCGCTGCCCGAACTTGCCCCAAGCCCTGCCCGGGCTGCGGGATCGGCGCGGATCGAGGTCGTCCGCTCGCCGGGTGGCATCGAGGCCTGGCTGGTCCGACAGACGCATCTGCCGATCATCGCCATCGACTTCGCGGTCCGTGGCGGGTCGTCCCAGGATGCGGCCGACAAGGCCGGCACGGCCAATTTCCTCGCCGCCATGGTGGATGAGGGTGCCGCCGAGCTGACGTCGCAGGGATTCCACCAGGCGCTGGAAGACCGGGCGATCGAACTGTCCTTCTCGGCCAGCCGCGACACCTTTTCCGGGTCCATGCGCATGCTCAGCGAGCATCGCGACGAGGCCGTGCGCCTCTTGAAGATCGCCGTGCAGCAACCGCGTTTCGACGCCGAGCCGATGGAGCGCATCCGCCAGGCGCTGCTGTCATCGATCCGCCGGTCGTCAACCAATCCCAATGCGATTGCCAGCGAAACCTTCTGGGCCACTGCCTTCCCGGGCCATCCCTATGGCCGCCGCTCGAGCGGCACCGCCGACAGCGTGCGCGCGATCAGCCGGGATGATCTGGTTGCCATGCGGGCGAGGCTGTTCGCCCGCGAGCACCTCAAGGTCGCGGTGGTTGGCGACATCGCGCCGGACGATCTCGGCCGTCTGCTCGACGATGTGTTCGGCACGCTGGCACCGAAGGCGGATCTCACAATGGTGCCCGATATCGCCATGGCGGGCCTCGGCGAGCGGCGGGTCATGCCGCTAGAGATCCCGCAGACCATCATTTCCTTCGGCTTGCCCGGTCTGAAACGGCCCGATCCGGATTTCATCCCGGCCTTCGTCGCCAATCATATCCTCGGTGGCGGCTCGTTCTCGTCCAGGCTCTATCGCGAGGTCCGCGAGAAGCGCGGTCTGGCCTATTCGGTCTCCTCCGGGCTCGCCGCTCTCGATTCCGCAGGCCTCGTGACCGGCGGCACATCGACCCGCAATGACCGCGCGGCCGAGAGCCTCTCTGTCATCCAGGCCGAATTCGCCCGGATGGGCGCTGACGGGCCGACCGATGAGGAACTGGACCAGGCCAAGCGCTACCTGATCGGGGCCTGGGCCATGCGCTTCGAGACCTCCAACGCCATCGCCGCAAACCTCATCCGCATCCAGCTCGATGGCTTCGCGCCCGACTATCTCGACAAGCGCAACGGCCTGATCGATGCCGTGACCATGGATGAGGTCCGCAAGGTGGCACGCCGCCTGTTCGGCGACCCGCGCATGCTGGTGGCAGCGGTCGGCAAGCCCGTGGGGCTCTGA
- a CDS encoding SURF1 family protein, protein MSHYLQPMTALPSPYRSLVVPAIAALSALAVLLGLGTWQLSRLAWKNELVAQVAARTHAAPVALPSPAAWSAMTAERDEYRRVSVSGTFRNTGETYLYHVAGDSRRAADPAKVQGQGFLVFTPFVLADGATVLVNRGFVPNDRRDPATRASGQIEGPVTITGLIRFPEARSMLAAPDDAARRLFYTRDIGPMASAAGLGTNVVAPFSIDADPVALPGGLPQGGETRLDFPNRHFEYALTWFGLALTLIGVFVAFVIQKLRAAA, encoded by the coding sequence GTGAGCCATTACCTGCAGCCGATGACCGCTCTCCCTTCGCCCTATCGCTCCCTTGTCGTGCCGGCCATTGCCGCGCTTTCGGCGCTCGCCGTCCTGCTCGGCCTTGGCACCTGGCAATTGTCGAGGCTTGCCTGGAAGAATGAGCTGGTGGCCCAGGTTGCGGCGCGCACCCACGCCGCACCGGTTGCCCTGCCCTCTCCGGCTGCCTGGAGCGCCATGACGGCGGAGCGTGACGAATATCGACGGGTCTCGGTCTCGGGCACGTTCCGCAACACTGGCGAGACCTATCTCTATCATGTGGCCGGCGACAGCCGCCGCGCAGCGGACCCGGCCAAGGTCCAGGGCCAGGGCTTCCTGGTGTTCACGCCCTTCGTTCTCGCCGATGGCGCGACCGTGCTGGTCAATCGCGGCTTCGTACCGAACGATCGGCGCGATCCGGCGACGCGGGCCAGCGGCCAGATCGAAGGGCCCGTGACGATCACCGGCCTCATCCGCTTTCCAGAAGCCCGCAGCATGCTGGCGGCACCCGATGATGCGGCCCGGCGGTTGTTCTACACCCGCGATATCGGCCCGATGGCTTCGGCCGCCGGTCTCGGCACGAATGTGGTCGCGCCGTTCTCCATCGATGCGGACCCGGTCGCCCTGCCGGGCGGGCTGCCACAGGGCGGCGAAACGCGGCTGGACTTCCCCAACCGCCATTTCGAATATGCGCTGACCTGGTTCGGCCTCGCGCTGACGCTGATCGGCGTGTTCGTGGCCTTCGTGATCCAGAAGCTCAGGGCCGCCGCATAG
- a CDS encoding DUF983 domain-containing protein: MTYYQPQSPFSTGIRCRCPRCGEGALFDGFLTPKPACTACGLDYSFADAGDGPAVFVILIAGFIICAMALYVEVKYEPPFWLHAVIWGPTILVVCLGLLRPLKGVMIALQYVNKAQQGRLDSE, from the coding sequence ATGACCTACTACCAGCCGCAATCGCCGTTTTCGACCGGCATCCGCTGCCGCTGCCCGCGCTGCGGCGAGGGTGCGCTGTTCGACGGCTTCCTGACGCCCAAGCCGGCCTGCACAGCCTGCGGCCTCGACTATTCCTTCGCCGATGCCGGCGACGGCCCGGCGGTCTTCGTGATCCTGATCGCCGGCTTCATCATCTGCGCCATGGCGCTCTATGTCGAAGTCAAATACGAGCCGCCGTTCTGGCTCCATGCGGTGATCTGGGGCCCGACCATCCTGGTGGTCTGTCTCGGCCTGCTCAGGCCGCTCAAGGGCGTGATGATCGCCCTCCAATATGTGAACAAGGCTCAGCAGGGGCGGCTCGACAGCGAGTGA
- a CDS encoding response regulator has translation MAVDLSMPILVVDDYNTMIRIIRNLLKQLGFDDIDDASDGSAALAKMKEKKYGLVISDWNMEPMTGYELLKEVRADGSLTRTPFIMVTAESKTENVIAAKKAGVNNYIVKPFNAQTLKAKIDAVFAD, from the coding sequence ATGGCTGTTGATCTCTCGATGCCGATCCTCGTGGTCGACGACTACAACACGATGATCCGCATCATTCGCAATCTTCTGAAGCAGCTGGGCTTCGACGACATCGATGATGCCTCGGACGGTTCGGCCGCCCTGGCGAAGATGAAGGAGAAGAAGTACGGCCTCGTGATTTCCGACTGGAACATGGAGCCGATGACCGGCTACGAGCTCCTGAAGGAAGTCCGTGCCGACGGCTCGCTGACGCGCACCCCCTTCATCATGGTCACCGCCGAATCGAAGACGGAAAACGTCATCGCGGCGAAGAAGGCCGGCGTGAACAACTACATCGTCAAGCCGTTCAATGCCCAGACCTTGAAGGCCAAGATCGACGCCGTGTTCGCCGACTGA
- a CDS encoding protein phosphatase CheZ: protein MKQVSTDHLDRIVQYIRTKGDGGVSLSDVVGLAEVTVESLSSFFRSIDMSVYRELSDIAAFITNMKSEVGRLQPNDLKHSRIPAAGLELDAIVKATEKATDTIMGAAEELMAADASDHVAYKAMVDERMMLIFEACSFQDITGQRVAKVIDTLKHIEARVSRFAEAINAADADGYLSEEEKKREERKMKNILHGPQLSGEGVNQDDVDALFDKPAKPAKSSGKQDDVDALFK from the coding sequence ATGAAGCAAGTTTCGACCGATCACCTCGACCGCATCGTTCAGTACATCCGCACCAAGGGCGATGGCGGGGTCTCGCTGTCCGACGTGGTTGGACTGGCAGAGGTGACGGTTGAGTCCTTGTCGAGCTTCTTCCGCTCGATCGACATGTCGGTCTATCGCGAATTGTCCGACATCGCCGCCTTCATCACCAACATGAAGTCCGAGGTTGGCCGGCTCCAGCCGAACGACCTGAAGCACAGCCGCATTCCGGCTGCCGGTTTGGAACTCGACGCCATCGTCAAGGCGACCGAGAAGGCCACCGACACGATCATGGGCGCCGCCGAGGAATTGATGGCCGCCGACGCATCCGACCATGTCGCCTACAAGGCCATGGTCGACGAGCGGATGATGCTGATCTTCGAGGCCTGCTCGTTCCAGGACATCACCGGCCAGCGCGTCGCCAAGGTGATCGATACGCTGAAGCACATCGAGGCCCGCGTCTCCCGGTTCGCCGAGGCGATCAACGCGGCCGATGCCGATGGCTATCTCTCCGAAGAGGAGAAGAAGCGCGAAGAACGCAAGATGAAGAACATCCTGCACGGGCCGCAATTGTCCGGCGAAGGTGTCAATCAGGACGACGTCGACGCCCTTTTCGACAAGCCGGCCAAGCCTGCCAAGTCCAGCGGCAAGCAGGACGACGTCGACGCCCTCTTCAAATAG
- a CDS encoding TIGR01459 family HAD-type hydrolase, which translates to MTQTIAVPPVLSGLSSIADQYDVVLSDVWGVLHNGMKAHPAAAQALMAIRRQGVPVILISNAPRQSPVVVGQLDRLGIPRAAYDAIVTSGDVSRDVIRTRPGEPIHHVGPKRDLVVFEGMNARLVAIEDAAYVVCTGLVDDRNETPDDYQDRLERMKARDLYFVCGNPDKVVEVGHDLIYCAGAIGDRYQAMGGKVLYAGKPFEPAYETCLGYAERITGKPTDRSRVLTIGDAMRTDVAGAARMGFDCLFLGEGIHAEQVLGPDGIKAEGLAALIAETGQHPRYAMRNLSW; encoded by the coding sequence ATGACCCAGACCATAGCTGTGCCGCCGGTCCTTTCCGGTCTCTCGTCCATCGCCGACCAGTATGACGTGGTGCTCTCCGATGTCTGGGGCGTGCTGCACAACGGCATGAAGGCGCATCCGGCCGCCGCCCAGGCGCTGATGGCGATCCGCCGGCAAGGCGTGCCGGTGATCCTCATTTCCAATGCGCCGCGCCAGAGCCCGGTCGTGGTCGGCCAGCTCGACCGGTTGGGCATCCCGCGCGCGGCCTATGACGCCATCGTCACGTCTGGCGACGTGTCGCGCGACGTCATCCGCACGCGCCCCGGAGAGCCGATCCATCATGTCGGACCGAAGCGCGACCTGGTCGTGTTCGAGGGAATGAATGCCCGGCTCGTCGCTATCGAGGATGCCGCCTATGTGGTCTGCACCGGTCTGGTCGACGACCGCAACGAGACGCCCGACGACTACCAGGACCGGCTGGAGCGCATGAAGGCGCGCGACCTCTATTTCGTCTGCGGCAATCCGGACAAGGTGGTCGAGGTCGGCCACGACCTGATCTATTGCGCCGGCGCCATCGGCGACCGCTACCAGGCAATGGGCGGCAAGGTGCTCTATGCCGGCAAGCCGTTCGAGCCGGCCTATGAAACCTGCCTTGGCTATGCCGAGCGGATTACCGGCAAGCCGACCGACCGGTCGCGCGTGCTGACGATCGGCGACGCGATGCGCACCGACGTGGCGGGCGCGGCACGGATGGGTTTTGATTGCCTGTTCCTGGGCGAGGGCATCCACGCCGAACAGGTGCTCGGGCCGGACGGCATCAAGGCGGAGGGGCTGGCGGCGCTGATCGCGGAGACCGGACAGCACCCGCGCTATGCGATGCGCAATCTCAGCTGGTGA
- a CDS encoding nuclear transport factor 2 family protein, producing the protein MTETASGQTPRQLAEAFYEAFAARDAKAMGALYADDAQFEDPVFGKLDAAKVRFMWRLLLGRATDLAVSYEVMEATDTTARVAWTAGYTFGQTGRPVVNRVVGTLTFRDGLIVDHVDRFSFWAWARQALGLPGLLLGWTPFLQGQVSAKARKTIGL; encoded by the coding sequence ATGACCGAGACAGCCAGCGGCCAGACGCCGCGCCAACTGGCGGAAGCCTTCTATGAGGCCTTCGCCGCCCGCGATGCCAAGGCCATGGGCGCGCTGTATGCCGATGACGCCCAGTTCGAGGACCCGGTCTTCGGCAAGCTCGATGCCGCCAAGGTGCGCTTCATGTGGCGCCTGTTGCTGGGGCGGGCGACCGATCTCGCCGTGTCCTATGAGGTGATGGAGGCGACCGACACAACCGCGCGGGTCGCCTGGACCGCCGGCTACACGTTCGGTCAGACCGGCCGTCCGGTGGTCAACCGGGTCGTCGGCACCCTGACATTCCGCGACGGCCTGATCGTCGACCATGTCGACCGCTTCTCGTTCTGGGCCTGGGCCCGCCAGGCCCTGGGACTGCCGGGCCTCCTGCTCGGATGGACGCCGTTCCTGCAGGGTCAGGTCTCGGCCAAGGCGCGCAAGACGATCGGGCTTTAG
- a CDS encoding alpha/beta fold hydrolase — protein MATSDLFPGFQSHWLDTSVGQIFARSGGSGPPLLLIHGFPQTHVEWHRIAPELAKTHTLILPDLPGYGWSVAPEGGSQHYPYAKRDMAKILIEVMEQLGHVRFAVIGHDRGARVSYRMALDHPGRVERLALLDIVPTITMWERIRASPSPKTEHWLFLSGPQGQPEAEIGKDPTAYLEQKLALWTKAGTLTAYDPRARQHYRDFFNDPSRIHACCEDYRAGATVDLAADEVDKAAGKTIGVPVHVVWGSAGIPSEGASPLDAWKLFAPKATGVAVDSGHFIPEENPAGTLAALKPFLAV, from the coding sequence ATGGCCACGTCAGATCTCTTTCCCGGCTTCCAGTCCCATTGGCTCGACACGTCGGTTGGGCAGATCTTCGCGCGCTCCGGCGGGTCCGGGCCGCCGCTTCTGCTGATCCATGGCTTTCCGCAGACCCATGTGGAATGGCACCGCATCGCGCCGGAACTGGCCAAGACGCACACGCTCATCCTGCCGGACCTGCCGGGCTATGGCTGGTCGGTGGCACCGGAGGGCGGCAGCCAGCACTACCCTTACGCCAAGCGCGACATGGCCAAGATCCTGATCGAGGTGATGGAGCAGCTCGGCCATGTCCGCTTCGCCGTCATCGGCCACGATCGCGGCGCACGCGTGTCCTACCGGATGGCGCTGGATCATCCCGGCCGGGTCGAGCGCCTGGCGCTCCTCGACATCGTGCCGACCATCACCATGTGGGAGCGCATCCGCGCCAGCCCATCGCCGAAGACCGAGCACTGGCTGTTCCTGTCCGGCCCTCAGGGCCAGCCGGAGGCGGAGATCGGCAAGGATCCGACCGCCTATCTGGAGCAGAAGCTGGCACTCTGGACCAAGGCGGGCACGCTCACCGCCTATGATCCGCGGGCGCGCCAGCATTACCGCGACTTTTTCAACGACCCGTCGCGGATCCATGCCTGTTGCGAGGACTATCGGGCCGGCGCGACCGTCGATCTTGCCGCCGATGAAGTGGACAAGGCCGCGGGCAAGACCATCGGCGTGCCGGTCCATGTCGTCTGGGGCTCGGCTGGCATTCCGTCGGAGGGCGCAAGCCCGCTCGATGCCTGGAAGCTGTTCGCGCCGAAAGCGACGGGCGTGGCCGTCGATTCCGGTCACTTCATCCCGGAGGAGAATCCGGCCGGCACGCTCGCGGCCCTGAAGCCGTTCCTCGCGGTCTAA
- the purD gene encoding phosphoribosylamine--glycine ligase, with protein sequence MNVLLIGGGGREHALAWALSASPLIGTLHCAPGNPGIAEHAIIASLDVTDHAAVAAYCKANAITFVVVGPEAPLVAGLVDDLASAGIKAFGPTQFCAQVEGSKGFTKDLCRDFAIPTAAYGRFTSVETARAYVEKVGAPIVIKADGLAAGKGVVVAMDLKEALDAVDMMFDGGLGEAGSEVVVEEFMEGEEASFFALCDGETALPLATAQDHKRVGDGDVGPNTGGMGAYSPAPVMTQALIDRTMAEIIRPTMAAMKAKGHPYKGILYAGLMITAQGPKLIEYNCRFGDPECQVLMLRLKDDLLTLLQGAVDGQLKTMSVRWHDDAALTVVMAANGYPATPEKGTPIAGLDKAGAVDGVHVFHAGTALKDGTLVANGGRVLNVTAMAKTVADAQARAYQAVDLVDWPGGFCRRDIGWQAVAREKAAKA encoded by the coding sequence ATGAACGTGCTCCTGATCGGCGGCGGCGGCCGCGAACATGCTCTCGCCTGGGCACTCTCGGCGAGCCCGCTGATCGGCACGCTCCATTGCGCGCCGGGCAATCCCGGCATTGCCGAACATGCCATCATCGCAAGCCTCGACGTGACCGATCACGCAGCCGTTGCGGCCTATTGCAAGGCCAACGCGATCACCTTCGTCGTTGTCGGGCCTGAGGCGCCGCTGGTGGCGGGACTGGTGGACGACCTGGCGAGCGCGGGCATCAAGGCCTTCGGCCCGACGCAGTTCTGCGCACAGGTGGAAGGGTCCAAGGGCTTCACCAAGGATCTTTGCCGCGACTTCGCCATTCCGACCGCCGCCTATGGACGCTTCACGTCCGTTGAGACTGCCCGCGCCTATGTCGAAAAGGTCGGCGCGCCGATCGTCATCAAGGCCGACGGGCTTGCCGCCGGCAAGGGCGTGGTCGTGGCGATGGATCTCAAGGAAGCGCTCGACGCCGTCGACATGATGTTCGACGGCGGGCTCGGCGAGGCGGGCTCGGAAGTGGTGGTGGAAGAGTTCATGGAGGGCGAGGAAGCTTCGTTCTTCGCACTCTGCGACGGCGAGACGGCCCTGCCGCTCGCCACCGCCCAGGACCACAAGCGCGTCGGCGACGGCGATGTCGGCCCCAATACCGGCGGCATGGGCGCCTATTCGCCGGCGCCGGTGATGACGCAGGCCCTCATCGATCGGACCATGGCCGAGATCATTCGCCCGACCATGGCGGCAATGAAGGCCAAGGGGCACCCCTACAAGGGCATCCTCTATGCCGGCCTGATGATCACGGCCCAGGGGCCGAAGCTGATCGAGTACAATTGCCGCTTCGGCGATCCGGAATGCCAGGTGCTGATGCTGCGGCTGAAGGACGATCTCCTGACCCTGTTGCAGGGTGCGGTGGACGGCCAGCTCAAGACCATGAGCGTGCGCTGGCATGACGATGCCGCCCTGACCGTGGTGATGGCCGCCAACGGCTATCCGGCTACGCCCGAGAAGGGCACGCCGATCGCAGGCCTCGACAAGGCGGGTGCCGTCGATGGCGTGCATGTGTTCCATGCGGGAACCGCGCTGAAGGACGGAACGTTGGTGGCCAATGGCGGGCGCGTGCTGAACGTTACCGCCATGGCGAAGACGGTGGCCGACGCGCAGGCCAGGGCTTACCAGGCCGTCGATCTCGTCGACTGGCCCGGTGGCTTCTGCCGCCGTGATATCGGCTGGCAGGCTGTGGCACGGGAAAAGGCGGCCAAGGCCTGA
- the xseA gene encoding exodeoxyribonuclease VII large subunit — MTDVVPTNAAEITVTELSSAIKRTVEDAFGFVRLRGEISGYKGPSSSGHCYFRLKDEGATIEAVIWKGTFARLKFKPQEGLEVVATGRVTTFPGSSKYQVVIESLEPAGVGALMALLEERRRKLTAEGLFEASRKRPLPYLPEVIGVVTSPTGAVIRDILHRLADRFPRTVLVWPVRVQGEGSAAEVANAIRGFNAIDDDSDLPRPDVLIVARGGGSLEDLWGFNEEIVVRAAAESVIPLISAVGHETDTTLIDFAADRRAPTPTAAAEMAVPVRADLIAEVTDLARRQVAGIMRLLDDRRTQTRAASRALPDAERLLEQARQRLDNAGERLPNALIANAAAHRAQLLRAAGRLSPGMLTARIARSGDQIVALSRRAGAAAGRRIEIQDQGFRTLSARLSRSLGVYAAAQTTHIARSRDRLGDLFARAPRAIDLILRRRADRLDGASKLLSALSYQGVLARGFALVRDEAGKPLRTASAVAAGASLTIEFADGRVAAQARGEAPPRPAKADAKPAKKPPGEGQGSLF, encoded by the coding sequence ATGACCGATGTCGTCCCCACCAATGCCGCCGAGATCACGGTCACGGAACTCTCCTCCGCCATCAAGCGGACGGTGGAGGATGCGTTCGGCTTCGTGCGGCTGCGCGGCGAGATCTCCGGCTACAAGGGACCGAGCTCGTCGGGCCATTGCTATTTCCGCCTGAAGGACGAAGGCGCCACCATCGAGGCGGTGATCTGGAAGGGCACGTTTGCCCGGCTGAAGTTCAAGCCGCAGGAAGGCCTGGAAGTCGTCGCCACGGGCCGCGTCACCACCTTCCCCGGCTCGTCGAAATATCAGGTCGTCATCGAAAGCCTGGAGCCTGCTGGCGTCGGCGCGCTGATGGCGCTGCTCGAGGAGCGCCGCCGCAAACTCACCGCCGAAGGCTTGTTCGAGGCCTCCCGCAAGCGGCCCTTGCCCTATCTGCCGGAGGTGATCGGCGTGGTGACCTCGCCGACCGGCGCCGTCATTCGCGACATCCTGCATCGCCTGGCCGACCGCTTTCCGCGCACCGTTCTCGTCTGGCCGGTGCGCGTGCAGGGCGAGGGCAGTGCGGCCGAAGTCGCCAATGCCATCCGCGGCTTCAACGCCATCGACGACGACAGCGACCTGCCGCGCCCCGACGTCCTGATCGTCGCGCGCGGGGGTGGCAGTCTGGAGGATCTCTGGGGCTTCAACGAGGAGATCGTCGTCCGCGCCGCGGCCGAGAGCGTCATTCCGCTGATCTCCGCCGTCGGCCACGAGACCGACACGACCCTGATCGACTTTGCCGCCGATCGCCGCGCGCCGACGCCCACCGCCGCCGCCGAGATGGCGGTGCCCGTGCGCGCCGACCTGATCGCCGAAGTGACCGATCTCGCCCGCCGCCAGGTCGCTGGCATCATGCGGTTGCTGGACGACCGGCGCACCCAGACGCGCGCGGCCTCCCGCGCGCTCCCCGATGCCGAGCGCCTGCTGGAACAGGCCCGCCAGCGGCTCGACAATGCCGGCGAGCGGCTGCCCAATGCCCTGATCGCCAATGCCGCCGCCCATCGCGCCCAGCTCCTGCGCGCGGCTGGCCGCCTGTCGCCCGGCATGCTCACCGCCCGCATCGCCCGTTCCGGTGACCAGATCGTCGCGCTGTCGCGGCGCGCCGGTGCCGCGGCCGGCCGGCGCATCGAGATCCAGGACCAGGGATTTCGGACACTCTCCGCCCGCCTGTCGCGCTCGCTCGGCGTCTATGCGGCGGCCCAGACCACCCACATCGCCCGGTCTCGCGACCGGCTCGGCGATCTCTTCGCCCGTGCGCCTCGCGCGATCGATCTCATCCTGCGCCGCCGGGCCGACCGGCTGGACGGAGCCTCCAAGCTTCTCTCCGCTCTGTCCTATCAGGGCGTGCTCGCCCGCGGCTTCGCGCTGGTGCGCGATGAGGCTGGCAAACCCTTGCGCACGGCTTCTGCCGTCGCCGCAGGGGCGTCCCTGACCATCGAGTTCGCCGATGGCCGGGTGGCTGCCCAGGCCAGGGGCGAGGCTCCGCCGCGACCGGCGAAGGCCGATGCGAAGCCTGCGAAGAAGCCGCCCGGCGAAGGGCAGGGCAGCCTCTTCTGA